A part of Cucumis sativus cultivar 9930 unplaced genomic scaffold, Cucumber_9930_V3 scaffold75, whole genome shotgun sequence genomic DNA contains:
- the LOC116406217 gene encoding PAX-interacting protein 1-like, whose amino-acid sequence MWLQACQCALAHNFYYILLLKLQVNCKLLRAWIFSSSWLKESYREGRFVDELPYILNDDDYISKYRASLKATVLRAKACPGALFEGYNVCISAHAQPPPKTLSLILKSAGGNVGSLHFSLKKKLK is encoded by the exons ATGTGGCTTCAAGCGTGTCAGTGTGCTCTTGCtcataatttttactatatcttgttactaaaattgcaagttaattgcaaattacTCAGAGCTTGGATTTTCTCCTCCAGTTGGTTAAAGGAAAGCTACCGGGAAGGTAGATTTGTTG ACGAGTTGCCTTACATACTAAATGATGATGACTACATATCGAAGTATCGAGCCAGCCTAAAAGCTACAGTTCTCAGGGCAAAAGCATGTCCTGGAGCTTTATTTGAAGGGTATAATGTTTGCATATCAGCTCACGCTCAACCACCACCTAAAACTCTATCCTTGATACTCAAGTCAGCCGGTGGAAAT gtcggttcgttgcactttagtttgaaaaagaagcttAAGTAA